From the Oryzias latipes chromosome 22, ASM223467v1 genome, one window contains:
- the LOC101158152 gene encoding cytospin-A isoform X1, producing the protein MGNFSSKDNHGPVGSHLENFHTPPSSPLSDGTGSSPSPAQLQGSPTVQASSSPASPVATTSGKKAQLSPPVSPRIPIPPPDWSPPPPASPGVTPLHKRSGCTFGGRGRSSLGRNGAPPSSTPRTLPSPIKSVDISPIKSPSSVSAAAPVTCSVGQSLKERDGGEGQPVAQTPEDTQSQDRELVELLKECASTLGVTSSQDGTPKAKEILKHLLTEVNSLKTTLKTEREEWLQFQADLQVAVAVADRLRAEMEEELVALRKAHKDTERELAAALQRQKEADMQLVSLQGELKESRQRLTILTRAPEKGEARDPHQTPDRSGAESKSEHKDGSERGRGMGSKSPSDAGEGARTDCKGGTKGYLRNVTNEDRDGKDVQPSEPRRAVTSERSRSLSRLPASPDSPTTQNGPTQPKAALTLEATKNFGQQRARRSLDWQDSQLNSDAGKREESLNKHNSALTELPHTNNCLAVRSQDGLSVLLRRHGGSKRNSLLRWCQNRTQGYKNIDITNFSSSWADGLAFCAVYHTYVPSHIPFSTLSPENKKENLSLAFKTGEGVGITQTLTIEEMLRAGGPDWQRVLSYVESMYRHFEM; encoded by the exons GCTCCCATCTGGAGAACTTCCACACACCACCTTCTTCTCCGCTGAGTGATGGGACTGGATCCAGCCCCAGTCCTGCCCAGCTTCAAGGGTCCCCTACGGTTCAAGCTTCATCCTCCCCTGCATCACCAGTCGCTACGACAAGCGGGAAGAAGGCACAACTCAGCCCCCCAGTCTCTCCCAGGATTCCCATTCCACCCCCCGACTGGAGTCCCCCTCCACCAGCTAGTCCTGGAGTTACCCCCTTGCACAAGAGATCAGGATGCACTTTTGGAGGCAGAGGTCGATCTTCTTTGGGGAGGAACGGGGCTCCTCCGAGCTCCACACCAAGAACTTTGCCCTCTCCTATAAAGAGTGTGGACATTAGCCCAATAAAGAGCCCTTCCTCGGTGTCCGCTGCTGCACCTGTTACCTGCTCTGTGGGGCAGAGCTTAAAGGAAAGAGACGGTGGTGAGGGGCAGCCTGTGGCACAGACCCCTGAGGATACACAAAGCCAGGATCGGGAGCTAGTGGAGCTGTTGAAAGAGTGTGCATCGACGCTGGGAGTCACTTCAAGCCAGGACGGGACTCCAAAAGCAAAAG AGATACTCAAACATCTGCTGACAGAGGTGAACAGTTTAAAGACTACTTTAAAG ACGGAGCGTGAAGAATGGCTGCAGTTCCAAGCGGACCTCCAGGTGGCGGTGGCGGTGGCGGACCGTTTGAGAGCTGAGATGGAGGAAGAGCTGGTTGCTCTCCGAAAAGCCCACAAAGACACAGAGAGGGAGCTGGCGGCTGCCCTGCAGAGGCAGAAGGAGGCTGACATGCAGCTGGTCTCCCTGCAAGGAGAGCTGAAGGAGAGCAGGCAAAGACTGACCATTTTGACCAGGGCCCCCGAGAAAGGTGAGGCCCGGGATCCGCATCAGACGCCAGACAGGTCCGGTGCAGAATCTAAGTCTGAACACAAAGACGGGAGTGAAAGAGGCAGGGGCATGGGAAGTAAAAGTCCAAGTGATGCCGGTGAAGGTGCAAGAACGGATTGTAAAGGTGGGACTAAAGGGTATCTGAGAAATGTGACCAATgaggacagagatgggaaggatgTGCAGCCCAGTGAGCCTCGAAGAGCTGTGACCTCAGAGAGGTCAAG AAGTCTGTCCAGATTACCTGCCTCCCCTGACTCCCCCACCACGCAGAATGGACCAACTCAACCCAAGGCTGCTTTAACACTTGAAGCCACCAAG AACTTTGGACAGCAGAGAGCACGGAGAAGTTTGGATTGGCAGGACAGCCAGTTGAACAGCGATGCAG GAAAGCGTGAGGAGTCCCTGAATAAGCATAACTCGGCTCTCACTGAGCTGCCGCACACAAA TAATTGTCTTGCTGTTAGATCCCAGGATGGTCTGAGTGTCCTGCTGCGTCGTCACGGAGGCTCAAAGAGAAACTCTCTGCTCCGCTGGTGTCAGAACCGAACCCAGGGCTACAAG AACATTGACATCACTaatttcagcagcagctgggcAGACGGCCTGGCCTTCTGTGCCGTCTACCACACCTACGTCCCCTCTCACATCCCCTTCAGCACCCTCTCTCCAGAGAACAAG AAAGAGAATCTCAGCCTGGCATTCAAGACCGGAGAGGGTGTGGGGATTACACAAACTCTG ACAATAGAGGAGATGCTGCGAGCAGGTGGACCGGACTGGCAGAGGGTACTGAGCTACGTGGAGAGCATGTACCGCCACTTTGAGATGTGA
- the LOC101158152 gene encoding cytospin-A isoform X2 yields MGNFSSKDNHGPVGSHLENFHTPPSSPLSDGTGSSPSPAQLQGSPTVQASSSPASPVATTSGKKAQLSPPVSPRIPIPPPDWSPPPPASPGVTPLHKRSGCTFGGRGRSSLGRNGAPPSSTPRTLPSPIKSVDISPIKSPSSVSAAAPVTCSVGQSLKERDGGEGQPVAQTPEDTQSQDRELVELLKECASTLGVTSSQDGTPKAKEILKHLLTEVNSLKTTLKTEREEWLQFQADLQVAVAVADRLRAEMEEELVALRKAHKDTERELAAALQRQKEADMQLVSLQGELKESRQRLTILTRAPEKGEARDPHQTPDRSGAESKSEHKDGSERGRGMGSKSPSDAGEGARTDCKGGTKGYLRNVTNEDRDGKDVQPSEPRRAVTSERSRSLSRLPASPDSPTTQNGPTQPKAALTLEATKNFGQQRARRSLDWQDSQLNSDAGKREESLNKHNSALTELPHTKSQDGLSVLLRRHGGSKRNSLLRWCQNRTQGYKNIDITNFSSSWADGLAFCAVYHTYVPSHIPFSTLSPENKKENLSLAFKTGEGVGITQTLTIEEMLRAGGPDWQRVLSYVESMYRHFEM; encoded by the exons GCTCCCATCTGGAGAACTTCCACACACCACCTTCTTCTCCGCTGAGTGATGGGACTGGATCCAGCCCCAGTCCTGCCCAGCTTCAAGGGTCCCCTACGGTTCAAGCTTCATCCTCCCCTGCATCACCAGTCGCTACGACAAGCGGGAAGAAGGCACAACTCAGCCCCCCAGTCTCTCCCAGGATTCCCATTCCACCCCCCGACTGGAGTCCCCCTCCACCAGCTAGTCCTGGAGTTACCCCCTTGCACAAGAGATCAGGATGCACTTTTGGAGGCAGAGGTCGATCTTCTTTGGGGAGGAACGGGGCTCCTCCGAGCTCCACACCAAGAACTTTGCCCTCTCCTATAAAGAGTGTGGACATTAGCCCAATAAAGAGCCCTTCCTCGGTGTCCGCTGCTGCACCTGTTACCTGCTCTGTGGGGCAGAGCTTAAAGGAAAGAGACGGTGGTGAGGGGCAGCCTGTGGCACAGACCCCTGAGGATACACAAAGCCAGGATCGGGAGCTAGTGGAGCTGTTGAAAGAGTGTGCATCGACGCTGGGAGTCACTTCAAGCCAGGACGGGACTCCAAAAGCAAAAG AGATACTCAAACATCTGCTGACAGAGGTGAACAGTTTAAAGACTACTTTAAAG ACGGAGCGTGAAGAATGGCTGCAGTTCCAAGCGGACCTCCAGGTGGCGGTGGCGGTGGCGGACCGTTTGAGAGCTGAGATGGAGGAAGAGCTGGTTGCTCTCCGAAAAGCCCACAAAGACACAGAGAGGGAGCTGGCGGCTGCCCTGCAGAGGCAGAAGGAGGCTGACATGCAGCTGGTCTCCCTGCAAGGAGAGCTGAAGGAGAGCAGGCAAAGACTGACCATTTTGACCAGGGCCCCCGAGAAAGGTGAGGCCCGGGATCCGCATCAGACGCCAGACAGGTCCGGTGCAGAATCTAAGTCTGAACACAAAGACGGGAGTGAAAGAGGCAGGGGCATGGGAAGTAAAAGTCCAAGTGATGCCGGTGAAGGTGCAAGAACGGATTGTAAAGGTGGGACTAAAGGGTATCTGAGAAATGTGACCAATgaggacagagatgggaaggatgTGCAGCCCAGTGAGCCTCGAAGAGCTGTGACCTCAGAGAGGTCAAG AAGTCTGTCCAGATTACCTGCCTCCCCTGACTCCCCCACCACGCAGAATGGACCAACTCAACCCAAGGCTGCTTTAACACTTGAAGCCACCAAG AACTTTGGACAGCAGAGAGCACGGAGAAGTTTGGATTGGCAGGACAGCCAGTTGAACAGCGATGCAG GAAAGCGTGAGGAGTCCCTGAATAAGCATAACTCGGCTCTCACTGAGCTGCCGCACACAAA ATCCCAGGATGGTCTGAGTGTCCTGCTGCGTCGTCACGGAGGCTCAAAGAGAAACTCTCTGCTCCGCTGGTGTCAGAACCGAACCCAGGGCTACAAG AACATTGACATCACTaatttcagcagcagctgggcAGACGGCCTGGCCTTCTGTGCCGTCTACCACACCTACGTCCCCTCTCACATCCCCTTCAGCACCCTCTCTCCAGAGAACAAG AAAGAGAATCTCAGCCTGGCATTCAAGACCGGAGAGGGTGTGGGGATTACACAAACTCTG ACAATAGAGGAGATGCTGCGAGCAGGTGGACCGGACTGGCAGAGGGTACTGAGCTACGTGGAGAGCATGTACCGCCACTTTGAGATGTGA
- the LOC111946873 gene encoding CD109 antigen-like, whose protein sequence is MKQVWILILIFSASGLSSSNTTTFLISAPEMLHAGAPTPLAVTLFSDFSASVTAELVHGNTKVALTQNFQGGSTSVVFLPPLPGSIPDNSLLKLNVWGYKDNRIIFANTTDITFSHRNVSSFIQTDRSSYRPGSTIKIRVVFIQLDNRPYRGKLNISLQDPSGETAAKWESTGNLGIFVQQFALPPKCPLGKWMITTAENDATDKKAFTVEEPVAEAPRFEVLVKTSPWVLAGDDIPGSVRALYRSGQPVQGTLEVNLTYNIATSSPPSFLQVKQTKKIYGSAQFIFSKDQLQGLQSTAGSRDSVVVHISARVHDPSTGYEVNKSAEVHITHSPYQLQFLHFSQPLKPSLDFSARLQISRYDKRPLGLEELLNSAVVEVTQTDSSRNAKNTTLMLPVAENGTAKVQFKLQEHIAALFITAKFRASQQSLTLYNNYSSPSGSYVQISHDSETPAQIGSPLQLNVESTFKLGSLQYVVSSKGQVVAAGTKNSSSFSLTPDLSWSPQACVTVYCLLSDGELISDSVFIPIQKHNLVRSSLVKQLVSLLGTPHLYPSIGILQLQQMCHD, encoded by the exons ATGAAGCAGGTCTGGATCctcattttgattttctctgCTTCGGGTTTGAGCTCATCCAA TACAACAACGTTTCTGATCTCAGCTCCAGAGATGCTGCATGCCGGTGCACCCACTCCACTGGCTGTCACCCTCTTCTCTGACTTTTCTGCGAGCGTGACAGCTGAGTTGGTGCATGGCAACACCAAAGTAGCTCTGACACAGAACTTCCAAGGAG gttcaaccagtgttgtttttcttcctcct CTTCCTGGCTCCATACCAGACAACTCCCTCTTGAAGTTGAACGTTTGGGGCTACAAGGACAACCGGATCATCTTTGCCAACACGACCGACATCACCTTCAGCCACAGGAATGTCTCTTCCTTCATTCAAACGGACAGATCGTCTTACAGACCGGGCAGCACCATCAAAATCAGAGTTGTGTTTATCCAGCTGGATAACCGTCCCTACAGAGGGAAACTGAACATTTCTCTGCAG GATCCTAGTGGAGAAACTGCTGCTAAATGGGAGTCCACAGGGAATCTGGGAATTTTCGTACAACAATTTGCTTTGCCACCGAAGTGTCCTCTTGGAAAATGGATGATAACAACAGCAGAAAAt gaCGCAACTGACAAGAAAGCGTTCACTGTGGAAGAGCCTG TTGCTGAGGCTCCTCGGTTCGAAGTGTTGGTCAAGACGTCTCCATGGGTCCTCGCCGGAGACGACATTCCTGGATCAGTTCGAGCACT ttatCGCAGTGGACAACCTGTACAAGGGACATTAGAGGTTAATCTAACCTATAATATAGCTACCAGCAGTCCCCCCTCTTTCTTGCAGGTCAAACAAACCAAGAAG ATTTATGGATCAGCGCAATTTATATTTAGCAAAGACCAACTTCAGGGTCTGCAATCTACGGCGGGCAGCAGGGATTCGGTTGTGGTGCACATCTCTGCCCGTGTTCATGACCCCTCCACAG GATATGAAGTGAACAAATCTGCTGAAGTCCACATCACTCACAGCCCCTACCAGCTTCAGTTCCTCCATTTTTCTCAACCTCTAAAACCTTCGTTAGACTTCTCTGCAAGA cttcaGATATCTAGATATGACAAAAGGCCTCTTGGCTTAGAGGAGCTGCTGAACTCTGCAGTGGTTGAAGTCACTCAGACTGACTCCTCCAGGAACGCCAAAAACACAACTCTGATGCTTCCTGTGGCCGAGAACGGGACTGCCAAAGTTCAATTCAAACTCCAGGAGCACATTGCGGCACTTTTTATTACA gcCAAATTCAGAGCCAGTCAGCAGAGTCTGACGCTCTACAACAACTACTCCTCCCCGAGCGGCTCCTATGTTCAGATCTCACATGACAGTGAAACACCTGCACAG ATTGGATCACCCCTTCAACTTAATGTAGAGAGTACATTTAAACTGGGGAGTCTTCAGTATGTG gTGAGCTCCAAGGGTCAGGTGGTGGCAGCTGGAACCAAAAACTCCTCGTCTTTCTCCCTGACTCCAGACCTTTCCTGGTCCCCCCAGGCCTGCGTCACTGTCTACTGCCTGCTTTCTGATGGAGAGCTTATCAGTGATTCTGTGTTTATACCTatccaaaaacacaatcttGTACGATCATCTTTAGTTAAACAATTGGTttctttattaggtacacctcACTTGTATCCTTCAATAGGTATTCTACAGTTACAGCAAATGTGTCATGATTAA